CCCAAGTGAGACAAAGAAGGGTATGACTTTGAAAACAGAGCAAGTTTCAGTCTTTGTCCAAATTCTTCTTGAAAATCTCATTAAAATAGCAGCTGTTAAATCAAAATAGTTTATCCTATTTATTggttcagagtaaaaaaaaattcaattccACTTGGACACAAATGATATCCCATTGGAATTAAATTatagtttttcctcttttcatgCAAATCAGATGAGGTTTGCAGGTCTTGCAATTAAAGCTGTATAGTAAATAGCAAAGTGGGCGCTGTTCGCTTCGCTCCTTCGCCATTCAGACATTTGTAGTCTTCCTGGCATTTTGTCCATTTCTACTTCCATGAATAAACCATTTCAAGCCCATACATATGAGTTTATTCTGTGTTATAGTCAAGTGTTTTCCTAGTTCAGAAAGACGAATGGCCATAAAAACAACCTCATCCCAGATATTGTTTAATCTACCAGTATATTACTGTCTGTTCCCATTTATTTTGGCTCTAATCTCCATTTGGGCCCTCTGATTATCACaaaatatgacagattatgACGCCTGATCATAAGTCTGAGTAACCCCCTGGGGGcagatatttttattgcattcaCAAAAGCACATTCCCCCACAGTAGACAATGAGTAGATCATACGAAAAAGAAGACGGATCGAACGCATGGCACAGTTTCATGCCAGAAAGAGATGGGTATGAAAGATTTTAGCAGACAGACTAAAGTATTTATTCAATATCAATTTTCATTCCTGGTTGATGTATTTTTTGCCTTTGAGGACACTTCAGGTCAGAGTAAATGCTGTTTTATCTGAGCCCCTTTGTTCTTCCACTGGTACTCCCCTAAGATGGAGTCCTTTCCCCTCCTGTTTCGTTTTCTATACAAACGACAACCAGAGCCCTCCCACCATTCTCAAATCTGCAGACGACTCTGTCATTGTGTCACTCTTCAGCAGTGAGAAGTCTGACCATGGCCTGGAATCACTATTACACAACGTGGACATGCACGTGTGACCCTGTGTGCGTGCAGAAAGCAGCGTACCTGGATAAGTAGATGAACAAGTGgctttgaaaataaatgcaacacAATGACATGAAAAATAAGAGAGACAGCctaagagaagaagagagagagagagaaataaaagaaaatccagcAGAATGCGCCTGAATGAACGTTGTGACCTCTATAAAACCAGATCTTCAAAGACGGCTAAGATCATCCCGGCTGACCGCAGCCAATCTTTATGGGCAGAATATCCCCCGCTGCCTTCAGGATGGAGCTACACGGTAGAACAGACAGGCTCTTTTATTTCCGCTGCTGTCAGCTTGGTGAATTTAGCGATCTGATGATGAACCAAGACCTTTTATTCGTTTTTATTATGTTGCTGCTGTGCTTGTCTACACAACAAATTGTTCCTCTGTGATAAGAAAGTCAACCTTGAACCCTGAAACCACCAAAGCTGCGTAGGTCTGAAATGGCAAGGGGGCAAGATGACCAGCAAACAACCAAAATGAATGAGAATAGGATTTAATACAAAACTTTCAGATAATAGCaatgaaggattttattgaatGACTTGATATTAGCGCTTTTAATTACTTACTATCTCCATAATTCATCGAACCATTTAActacagcaaaaataaataaactggtcCACCGTGGTTTAAGAGCCATGGTTAGTTTATAAGTATGAACtgtaaacagcaaaaaaaatgaaagggtAAAATGTAAGAAAGTCTCAATAATTTACCAATGAGGGGAATTTAATCGGACATCCCGGagttttatataaaacaaacatattaatctttataaatcttttatagatttttttttcccccagtttggTGAAACAGTTCAGGACCTGCAGCAGTTGAAGCGGACCAGTTTTTGGAAAGCCTTCTTGAAGTCCTCGTTGGACATGGTGTAAATGATGGGGTTGATCAGAGAGTTCAGGTATCCCAGCCAGGTGAAAAAGTCGAACAGCTCGGGGTTCAGACACGTCTCACACGTGGCCACCAGTAAGGTGTAAATGAAAAACGGAAGCCAGCAGATGATATACGCGCCCAGGATGATCCCCAGCGTCTTGGTCGCTTTCCTTTCTCTGGCCGCAGAAATGCGCTTTTTCTCCAAGAGCGCGTCCGACACCGTGACTTTCACCTGGTTCTCGCTGGTTGCAGAGCCGGTGTCGCTGGACGGGGTGTCGTGCCTCCCGCACTGCAGCGACGTGGTGGAGGCCACGGACCCAGGGGAGTTGGTGACCAGGTGCGCAGAGGTCAGTCTCTTCCCAGCCTTCTTTGGAGACTGTTTCAGAATGCGCTTGCGAGCCTCCACGTATATCCTCCCGTACAAGACGATGAGGAGCAGGGTGGGGATGTAGAACGCCCCGAAGGTGGAATAGATGGTGTAAAAGATGTGGTCCGTGTTGACGCTGCAGCTGGTCAGCTCATCCGCCTTCACCTGCCTCCAGAAGAGAGGCGGGAGGGAGATGGAGATGGCGATGACCCAAGCCGTGGCCACCATGCCGGCTGCGCGTCCCGGCGTCCGCTTTTTGGAGTACTCCACTGCGTCCGTGATGGCCCAGTACCTATCCAGCGCTATTACGCACAGATGCAGGATCGACGCGGTGCAGCACGTTATGTCCGAGGAGAGCCAGATGTCGCAGACGATCTGGCCGAGCGTCCAGGTGTGGATCACCGTGTACAGGACGCAGATGGGCATCACCAGAATGGACACCAGGAGGTCGGTCACCGCCAGAGAGGCAATCAGGAAGTTCGCCGGAGTTTGCAGCTTCTTCGACTGGGAAATGGTTGCAATGACAAAGGCGTTGGATAGAGTGGTGGCGAGCGTAATGGCCGAGAGGATCGCAGCCAGAGAAATCTGATAGGCGAGGCTCTCTGCGCTCTCGGCTGCGGATGGTAAGTGTGAGACGAAGCTGTCATTGGAGGCGTTCAGCGGCTGAGTTGGCTCGAGTTGCCCAGAAATCTCCATAACTTCCACTTTTATTTCATCCACCGATGCTGGTCATCTCTGGAGGCCGCTGCGTGCCAGCCAGCCAGGGAAGTGGCACAGCTAgatagaaacaaataaatgcttatccatactttctgtttttattcgtGTTCGGCTGGAAAAATGCAGAACCAGATGTCCAtaaatctttttcattttttttctctcttttatccACAAAATAACTTTCTAACTGCGATCGCGCTCAAAGAGACAGAAAAGGTTGGAGAGGAAACGTAGAGCGGTGCGTCCGGATGTTTCAACATCTGGGAGCATGTCTCAATCGATCCGCACGTAGACCAGATGCTTTCCAGAGGAGTGACTCCTTGGGCCCCTTGTGGCTGAATGGAGATGCGACCTGACGCCTCATTTTATATAGACTCTGACATCAAGCAAGTGCCACTGATCACAAccttgttctctctctctctctctctctggaggAGAAGGTTCTCTGCTGGGTCATAGTGCCCAGTGTTTCCCTTTTAGTATACAACATGATCACTGCTGGTTCTTGATATCGGTGACATGGCTCTCCACCCAGGGCAGTACAGCTTTGGGGGTGGCGTGAGAGAAGGAATGTAATAAATACATGGCATAGATTCTCTAGGTTATTTGAATGTCCATTCAGTGGGGAGTAGACACCCCTGCTGTGTAAGCACCGACAACAGAACCGGGTATGTCACCGATTTTGGCATCTGAATCAGATGTGTATCAGATAGTATCAGATCtggtaataaataaaatatgttttctttgttttttcaagGAATTAAGACTGCATTCGAGCATCTCTGGTTTCAAatccaaaacattttctttattttgagtCTGAACTGGAtataattcagttcagtttgttcaTTTGGTGTCAGttaacaacacatcatctcaaggtactttactgAATCAAATCAATCAGAtcatccaggttggtgagaaagtttcctctctaaggaaacccagcaggttgcatcaagtctctccaagcagcattcactcctcctgaaagagcgtagagccacagtggacagtcgtctgcattgtggatggctttgcagcaatccctcatactgagcatgcatgaagcgacagtggagaggatgGTAAAAGTGCTCTGGCAACACTGGCTCCACCAGTGGGGCTCGTATTGAGTTACACAGCTAAGCAGAAAAGCTCTGAGACCGTTTTCAAGTgtagagagtgagagagagcgCATGCAGGTAGTTGGAGTAAAAGCTCAGCCATCAGCTATGtctaggagaaaaaaagagttaCGCTCTGAAAGACAGCGGCAACTGTATCATCTAAAGAAGAACATGGAGTAGTTGGccgatgccccccccccccccccccccttccctcttCCAGGACGGTGTTACAGCTAAACTGAATAGGTTTGATGTTTAAAAGACAGTTTTTCTATTCATGAATCTTTCTGAAACCTTTTCTCTCTATTTGGAAacaaaacagagcaaaacatAGCAGTGTTTTATAGAACTACTGTAGAATGAGGCAAGCTTTAAAGTCACTGCTTCAACCTGGACTAAAATATTcaacactgggggaaaaaaatgattcaAGACACAATTAGAGATTTGTGAAACGCCTTaggttttttaaatattgtataGATTTAAGTATAGAAGAACATATTTCTATTCTAAACTATTGAGTAAAAGGCTACTGTTATTGGTGAATGGTTTGCAAAAACAGTTTCTGGGCTGTTCTTGGGTTTTACAAATGACTCTCCTGATTCAAACGTTGTACAAAAGCTTTAGTTAGAGATGCACAATATTTCAAATTGCAGTTACCACTTCACTACCAAGgtcactgactgaaataccATAAACCTCATAAGAGTGAAGGGAAAAGATTGATGATGGAAAAGTCAAAGAATTACAAAAATGTTAGTTATTTGAGAAAAAATAGTTTGCAATTTCATTTTTACCAATGACTCACTTTCACAGGTAACATTTGGTTGTGCCTCACATTTATGTGGCATTTATAGTTATTAATGGAACCTCAGAAGGGTTAATAATCCCCCTAGTCTGCAGGGATAAAATGTAATAAGGCTTTTGTAAAGTCTAAGGAAAAAACTAAGTCCGATTTTTGCCAAATCGTGCAAGGAACAATTGTGGTCAGAAGTGAAAGCCTCAATCATTTTCTTATCATAGCTGGTCTTCATGTATGTTTGGGATCAAAACTCCAGCTGTCCAAGTTTCAGCTATCCGGCCCAAAGCATCGCCGTCTTTTCAGAGGAAATTGGTTGCTGGAAGCATGGCGGTGGTGGTGTCACGCTGCGTGGACGTTTCACTCAGTGCTGCTGGTGCTAAGTGGGtaaaaaagttcaaatcaaCAGATGACTGGACTAGGAAAACATTTGGGACACTGATACCAAACATGCACCCAAACGGGGTTCGTATAGAGCAGGCTAAGTTTAAACTCGTGAAATTATCGTTCTAAAGCTCTCGCCCTAATCGTACAGGG
This Fundulus heteroclitus isolate FHET01 chromosome 19, MU-UCD_Fhet_4.1, whole genome shotgun sequence DNA region includes the following protein-coding sequences:
- the htr1b gene encoding 5-hydroxytryptamine receptor 1B, with the protein product MEISGQLEPTQPLNASNDSFVSHLPSAAESAESLAYQISLAAILSAITLATTLSNAFVIATISQSKKLQTPANFLIASLAVTDLLVSILVMPICVLYTVIHTWTLGQIVCDIWLSSDITCCTASILHLCVIALDRYWAITDAVEYSKKRTPGRAAGMVATAWVIAISISLPPLFWRQVKADELTSCSVNTDHIFYTIYSTFGAFYIPTLLLIVLYGRIYVEARKRILKQSPKKAGKRLTSAHLVTNSPGSVASTTSLQCGRHDTPSSDTGSATSENQVKVTVSDALLEKKRISAARERKATKTLGIILGAYIICWLPFFIYTLLVATCETCLNPELFDFFTWLGYLNSLINPIIYTMSNEDFKKAFQKLVRFNCCRS